In Amblyraja radiata isolate CabotCenter1 chromosome 28, sAmbRad1.1.pri, whole genome shotgun sequence, one DNA window encodes the following:
- the LOC116988711 gene encoding guanine nucleotide-binding protein G(I)/G(S)/G(T) subunit beta-3-like, with amino-acid sequence MAEMEQLKQEMESLKQEIAEARKAVCDSSLSQVSAGVDAVSRIQMRTRRTLRGHLAKIYAMHWGTDSRLLVSASQDGKLIVWDSYSTNKMHAIPLRSSWVMTCCYAPSGNCVACGGLDNMCSIYNLKSREGNVKVNRELAGHNGYLSCCRFLNDNEIITSSGDTTCILWDIETGKEKTAFLGHSGDVMSLAVSPDFSLFVSGACDASAKLWDIRDGRCRQTFLGHESDINAICFFPSGQAVCTGSDDASCRIFDLRADQEVAVYASEGVLCGITSVAFSRSGRLLLAGYDDFNCNVWDTLKAERCGVLSGHDNRVSCLGVPENGMAVATGSWDSFLKIWN; translated from the exons ATGGCCGAGATGGAGCAGCTGAAGCAGGAGATGGAGTCACTCAAGCAAGAGATCGCG GAGGCGAGGAAAGCGGTGTGTGACAGCAGCCTGTCGCAG gtGAGCGCCGGTGTGGACGCCGTGAGTCGGATTCAGATGCGGACTCGGCGCACCCTGCGCGGGCACTTGGCCAAAATCTACGCCATGCACTGGGGGACGGATTCGCG ACTTCTGGTCAGCGCCTCGCAAGATGGGAAGCTGATTGTCTGGGACAGTTACTCCACCAACAAG ATGCACGCCATCCCACTGCGGTCCTCCTGGGTGATGACCTGTTGCTACGCTCCGTCTGGTAACTGTGTGGCCTGCGGCGGTTTGGACAACATGTGTTCCATCTACAACCTGAAGTCCCGCGAGGGCAATGTGAAAGTGAATCGGGAACTGGCGGGACACAACG GTTACCTTTCCTGTTGCCGCTTTCTGAACGACAACGAGATCATCACCAGCTCCGGGGACACCACCTG CATTCTCTGGGACATCGAGACGGGCAAGGAAAAGACCGCCTTCCTTGGCCATAGCGGTGACGTGATGAGTCTGGCGGTGTCGCCCGACTTCTCGCTTTTCGTGTCTGGGGCGTGCGACGCTTCGGCCAAGCTGTGGGACATCCGGGACGGCCGGTGTCGTCAGACCTTCCTGGGCCATGAGTCCGACATCAATGCCATTTGC ttCTTCCCCAGCGGGCAGGCGGTCTGCACGGGGTCGGACGACGCCAGCTGCCGCATTTTCGACCTGCGCGCCGACCAAGAGGTGGCGGTTTACGCCAGCGAGGGCGTGCTGTGCGGGATCACGTCGGTCGCCTTCTCCCGCAGCGGTCGCCTGCTGCTGGCCGGCTACGACGACTTCAACTGCAATGTTTGGGACACGCTCAAGGCGGAGCGCTGTG GAGTTCTGTCGGGACACGACAACCGCGTCAGCTGCCTGGGCGTTCCCGAGAACGGGATGGCAGTGGCCACGGGTTCCTGGGACAGCTTTCTGAAAATTTGGAACTGA